From a region of the Bermanella marisrubri genome:
- a CDS encoding tyrosine-type recombinase/integrase: protein MSVKQPIPIFDNLEYLPDAFRLSANEAAPKHSHELSEAQAQDYYYTARFLLSYKGSSATFNAYRREVERLLQWLWQIENLNLPDVKREHIEQFMEFCIAPPETWIGNKNVARFKSKNGLRLINPDWRPFVTPSNKATGTKINAKQYSPSQKAIQSSFAILSSFFNFLIQEEWLSANPVALVRQKSRFIQKSQNQEPIRRISNYQWDEVIRIAEKLAQNDPQQHERTLFILNCLLGMYLRVSELVADERSTPLMSDFRTDSDRNWWFHVVGKGNKSRMVTVSNDMLNALKRYRGHLNLTPLPYPGEQTPLVSKIHGQGPVTSTRQIRNLIQKCFDLAYESLVQKGQEQDAAELKAATVHWLRHTGISEDVKIRPREHVKEDAGHSSMATTDKYIDSELRERHASAINKKIHRHAEDA, encoded by the coding sequence ATGAGCGTTAAGCAGCCTATTCCGATATTCGACAACCTAGAATATCTGCCGGACGCATTCCGCTTGTCCGCCAACGAGGCTGCGCCAAAACATTCACATGAGCTAAGCGAAGCACAAGCTCAAGACTACTATTACACTGCACGCTTCCTCCTTAGTTACAAAGGTAGCAGCGCCACTTTCAATGCTTATCGAAGAGAAGTTGAACGACTTCTGCAATGGCTTTGGCAAATAGAGAACTTGAATTTACCAGACGTTAAGCGTGAGCACATTGAGCAGTTCATGGAGTTTTGCATAGCGCCACCAGAAACATGGATCGGTAACAAAAACGTCGCTCGCTTTAAATCAAAAAATGGCTTGCGACTTATCAATCCAGACTGGCGTCCATTTGTAACACCGAGCAATAAAGCGACGGGTACCAAGATAAACGCCAAGCAGTATTCACCCTCACAAAAAGCAATACAATCAAGCTTTGCTATCTTAAGTTCGTTTTTTAATTTTCTTATCCAAGAAGAATGGCTAAGCGCCAACCCAGTTGCGCTTGTACGTCAAAAAAGTCGTTTTATTCAAAAGTCACAAAACCAAGAACCTATTCGACGCATTAGCAATTATCAATGGGATGAGGTCATACGCATAGCGGAAAAACTAGCCCAGAATGATCCACAACAACATGAGCGAACACTTTTTATTTTAAATTGTTTGCTGGGCATGTATTTGCGTGTATCAGAACTCGTGGCTGATGAACGCAGCACACCGCTAATGAGCGATTTTCGTACAGATAGCGATCGAAACTGGTGGTTTCACGTCGTCGGTAAAGGCAATAAAAGCCGAATGGTTACCGTATCCAACGATATGCTAAACGCGCTTAAGCGCTATCGCGGGCATTTAAACCTGACGCCGCTGCCCTATCCTGGCGAGCAAACCCCATTAGTCAGCAAAATACACGGCCAAGGCCCAGTGACAAGCACACGCCAAATACGCAATCTTATTCAAAAATGTTTTGATCTTGCTTATGAATCTTTGGTTCAAAAAGGACAAGAACAAGACGCTGCAGAACTTAAGGCAGCCACTGTCCACTGGCTGCGTCACACAGGAATATCAGAAGACGTAAAAATACGTCCTAGGGAACACGTCAAAGAAGACGCCGGCCATTCGAGTATGGCAACCACAGACAAGTACATTGATAGTGAACTACGTGAGCGACATGCCAGCGCTATCAACAAAAAAATTCATCGTCATGCGGAAGATGCCTGA
- the pyrC gene encoding dihydroorotase: protein MKSAITITRPDDWHLHLRDGDVLKHTVPATAQHMHRAIIMPNLKPPVKNAEQALQYRNRILAQAPQGSQFDPLMVLYLTDNTTPEMIREAAQSGHIYAAKLYPAGATTNSDDGLTDLSRLKELGEALAENNMLLLVHGEVTDNHVDIFDREKAFLDNILADLVAKVPNLKLVVEHITTKDAAEFVQSQGDNVGATITPQHLSYNRNDMLVGGIKPHFYCLPILKRNTHQQALQDVVASGHKRFFLGTDSAPHAKGAKENACGCAGCYTAYAAIELYADIFDELGCLDKLEAFASFNGPDFYGLPRNTDTITLVNEPWQVPAEFDFGSDVIVPLRATETINWKVKS, encoded by the coding sequence ATGAAATCAGCTATCACGATCACACGTCCAGATGACTGGCACTTACATCTACGCGACGGAGATGTTTTAAAGCACACAGTACCTGCTACTGCGCAGCACATGCATCGCGCTATCATCATGCCTAACCTTAAGCCACCGGTTAAGAACGCCGAGCAGGCCTTGCAATACCGCAACCGCATCCTTGCGCAAGCACCTCAAGGTAGTCAATTCGACCCACTAATGGTGTTATATCTCACAGATAACACGACACCCGAAATGATCCGTGAAGCGGCACAAAGTGGTCATATCTATGCGGCTAAGCTTTACCCAGCTGGTGCGACTACAAATAGCGACGATGGTTTAACCGACTTAAGTCGTTTAAAAGAACTTGGTGAGGCGTTAGCAGAAAATAATATGCTGCTATTGGTTCATGGTGAAGTCACCGACAACCACGTTGATATCTTTGATCGCGAAAAGGCATTCTTAGATAATATTCTTGCCGATCTGGTTGCCAAAGTACCGAATCTAAAACTGGTTGTTGAACATATCACCACAAAAGACGCAGCCGAGTTCGTGCAATCACAAGGTGACAATGTTGGTGCGACGATTACACCTCAGCACCTGAGCTACAACCGCAATGATATGCTTGTGGGTGGCATTAAACCTCACTTCTATTGTCTACCTATCTTAAAGCGCAACACGCACCAGCAAGCACTACAGGATGTAGTTGCAAGTGGGCACAAGCGCTTCTTCCTTGGAACCGACTCTGCACCACATGCCAAAGGCGCAAAAGAAAACGCCTGTGGCTGCGCGGGTTGCTACACCGCTTATGCCGCCATTGAATTGTATGCCGATATTTTTGACGAGCTTGGCTGTCTAGACAAGCTAGAAGCGTTTGCAAGCTTTAACGGTCCTGACTTTTATGGTTTACCACGCAATACCGACACCATCACCCTAGTGAACGAGCCATGGCAGGTTCCTGCTGAGTTCGATTTTGGTAGCGATGTTATTGTGCCTCTGCGTGCAACCGAGACCATCAACTGGAAAGTAAAAAGCTAA